In Bacteroidales bacterium, the sequence TCGGGTGTTTTATTCATCAAATAAGATGTTGGTGTAACCTGTTTATATATATTATTTTTTATATCTATATCAGGATATAATTTCCAATCGTTAAAGTCGCCTATGGCAAAAACATATTCTTTATTCGGGGCAAATAATACTAAAGTAACCGTATTATCATCAATATAATTAATACCATTACTAACTCCTTCGGGCAGGTCTTCAATAACAATATTGCCCATAACATAATAACAAACCGAATCAACAGCAGAAACAGAATCATTTTTAGCAGTTACATTTATATAGTGAATTCCTTCTGATTGAGCTATTATGCTACAATTCAAATAATTACCTGAATCAGCCAATAATTCTGTACCATCCACTTCTATAAAAATACTATCAGCTTCAGAAGCTTCAACTTTAATTTGAATTGTATCATTTAATTTTGCAACAAATTCATTTTCAGGACTAATTATATTAACATTTATTCCCAATTCATATACATCAGCAAATATATCCGAACCATCAGTATCTCTTCCTGTTATAGAACCATCACTATTTCTGAAAACAAAAGCTAATTTCAGAACTTGTTCGCCATTAGGAACTCCATAATATTCTTTAATTGATGGTGTAATTAAAAGTTCGTACTTGTTTTCTTCTATTTTTGTAAGTTTTGCTTTTGGAATATTTTCGCTCCAGCCCGCAATTACATATTCCCAACCTGAATTTTGGTCGGTAATAACCCCTGTATGTGCATAAATATCGTCTGTATATCCGGCTAATCCACCATTACCCTGTGCAGCATTGAAAGTTATGACTACTTCATCATTTAAAGTTGGAAATGCAGGATTGGTTGTTACTACTTGTGCAGAAACAGAATAAAAATTAATACACAAAATTATACTTATAATTTTAAATTTTAGATTGTTCATTTTATAATATATTTAATTTAGAACTTACAAAAATAACGCTAATTGAAAAATTAATATGCTATTAACTTTGTTATTTTAGCAAACATTTTTATTAAAACGTAATTTATGTATTTTACTATCAGCAAATTGACAATAGACAATTGGCAGTAGGCAAAGTAATAAATTTTTGCTAATTGCATACTGTCAATTACCTACTTTTATCGTTTAAAATAAATAATTACTTATTCCAAATATTTTCGTTTGCAGCCTTGTGCTATTGCATGAATAAAGTTTAATTAATAACAGAACTCCAGTGTGAAAATCTATTTATAAAAAGCATTAATCGTAATAAATTGATACTACTTTTCTAACTAATAAAAAAACCAATAATTTAATTATACCATATTTATTAACATAAATTCAATATATTGATTACGATACCTAAAACTAAATATCACGACATAATAATTTTCACACAGTTAGGAGTTCTGTATATTTGACTAATCAAGTACAGTCTAAAATGAAAAATACCCGGCATTGCCGGGTATAAATTCAATAATAATTTTCTTATTCCTTAATCAATCGTCCTGATTTAGTAACTTTATTGGTCTCAATTCTATAAAGATAAAGACCATTACTCAACTCACTTCCATTAAAAAACACCTCATATTCTCCAGCTTTTTGAACTGCATTAACCAGGTTTTCAACCGTTTGTCCTAAAGTATTATAAATGCTTACTGTAACTTTTTGAGATTCGTCAAGTGAATACTTTATTGTAGTTGATTCAACAAAAGGATTTGGATAAACATTTACTTTATCAATTCCTCTGTAAAGGATTCTGACACCAACACCCGAAAATGGAATAGGAATAGTAATATCAGTACAAGAAGAGTCAGCTGCAAAAGCTTTTGCTTCAGCATCCCATTGACCATCAGTATGCAAACCAGCATTAAAAACACAATTAATTGCTATAATGTTAATTGTATCATAATAAAGATCAGGAGTAAAGGTAATTGAGAAAGAAGTATCTCCATTTGATTCAAGTACCGTAGGTGTGCCATCAGCACCAGTATTGGCTACTGAATCGCCAACCATTGCATCAACTACTCCTTGCCAGCCAGTACCTACTTCAATAGTATAACCGGAATGCATTAATATGCTTGGCATAGAATCTACTGCATTTGCAGGACATGACAAATTACCAAATAATGTTAATGTGATTTCCTGATCACTTGTAGCATCAATTGGGACAACAGTTACAGGCAGTTGAGCTGTTTGTGAAAACGCAACAAAATAAATTGTTGTAAACAAAAAAAGTAAAAATGTTTTTTTCATAAGCATAAAGTTTAAATTAATACTAAAAAAATCTGTAATAAATTTAGTAATAAAAAAGTTAAAACAATAAAATATATATTTTATTTCATTATAAATCAATGCAAACGTTTCCGAAAATGTTTATATTTTTTATTATAAATAAGAATTAAAAAAAAAAGACTGTCTTAAAATAAGAACAATCTCTTTTTATTAACCTAAATTTGTATATTAAATTCTTTCTTTTGCTTATATCGTTTTAATTTTTCACCATTGTAAAAGTATAAATAGGAGGATTACTGAGATCCAGTGTTACTGTGTAATTACCAGCTTCAGGCACAGGAATATCTGCTCCATGATCTTCTAGAATACCATCGTTTTCATCGTCACCAAAATTAAATGGTTCCCATTCATCATTAGGTCTGAACTTAAATTTTTCTGCTGTCAAATCTAAAGTAATTGTCCAGACATCGTTATCTTCATCATAGGTCATATCAACATCAACAGACCAATCATAAGGTGGAACCGCTGATCCGATTATTCCCCATTCTTGTTTTAAATATTCCCAGGTTAAAGCTACAGTGTCAACATTGAACTTATAGAAACCAGCTTCAGCTATAGTTAGGTTACTTGCACCATCATCCGTATCTAAAACGCCTTCAGCACCACCATATCCAAAATTGGTATGAACCCAGTCAGGAGCAGATGTAAATTTAAATTCAGTATCTGCACCAGGGAAATTTACATAACCTTCATATTTTCCATCATCATTTAAGGATGCTAAATTAGGTGCGGAAGCGGGATCCCATCCTTGATAACCGCCAGGAACCCAAAGCAAAGGATATTCTTCTGTGGGACCTCCTGATGTATCAAGATAGGCTGTGAGATACAAGGTAAATAATTGGGAAACAAGATCATCATTGGTATTTTCTGCAACAATTGATGATGTAACTTTTAATTGAACTGTGTCTTCTTCAAATGCATTTAACCCAAATTTGATTAATATATTATTTACTTCCTCATTAGTAAGTTGAGCAGATATATCAGTTGTAGCAATTAATACTTTTTTTGTTACTACGTTACTGTCATCATATATCATTTCAAGTGTATAAGAAGGAACTGATATGTTTTCAGAGTTATAATTAGCAGCAGACCATTGAAATATGGGAAAATCGGGATTTAAAGTATCTTCCACAATAACAATACTTGACCCGTCTGCAGGACTAATTAATTCAGGAGCAACAGCTTGCGAAAGATCTAAGATTGCTTCCGGTCTTGGTTCTTTGTCTTCGCATGATTGCCAAAATACAATTCCAAATGCTAAGATTAAAATTATAAATATATTTTTCATTTTAAATTGTTTTTAAGTTTTAATAACCAGGATTTTGTTTAAGATTTGGGTTTGCCCCTATATCTGAATCCGGAATTGGGAAAATATTATATTTATTATCGGTTGCAGTACCTTCAGCCACGTTTCCTTTCCATGGCCATAGATAATTACTACCAGTAAAGTAATTATATCTAATTAAGTCAGTTCTTCTGTGTCCTTCCCAATAAAGTTCTCTTGCTCTTTCATCTAAAATAAAGTCCAAAGTAATATCGCCGGCAGAAACATCTCCAGAATTATCACCATATGCTCTTTGTCTTAAATCGTTTATGTAACCAAGTGCAGTACCTGCATCACCACCTGTTCCACCACGTAGAACTGCTTCAGCATACATCAAATAGACATCTGCCAGACGAAACATTGGGAAATCGGTATCAGGGTGGTTTCCATTAGAACCTACTACTCCGTCGGAAGTAACATTCTTAAATTTCATAACACCATAACCTTGCTTAAATTCTTTTATGTCATCAATCTCCAAGGTATGACCATTTGTATAAAACATTGGTCTGGTATCAGTAGTTCCTGTTATGTCAGCAAACTTTTCTACAAAAGCTTTAGTTGCCCTATTTCCTCCCCATGCAATATTATTACCATATAAGCCTATTGTATCTTCCAAATTATCCCAGTCTGATCCTGAAGCTGCATTAATTATAAATGTCATACCACCCCATGATTGTGTATATGTTCCATCAAAAGCTATAGGAAAAATAACTTCTTCATTTAATAAATGGTTATCAGCAAGAAATAAGTGTTCATAAACAGGTTTAAGTGAATATCCGGCATTAATAATTTTATTACAGTACGTAATACATTCGGTATATTTACTTTGGTTAATATAAACTTCTGCATTAAGGTATAATTTAGATAATACCATCCATGCTGCAGCCTGGTCGGCTCTGGCATATTCATTTTGCCTTGCAGTAACCATTTTGGTTTCCAAATCTTTCAATTCTGATTCTATGTAATTAAATAATCCTGTTTTTGATATTTGTTCAGGGAGAAAACTACCAATTCCATCATCTTCAGTTACAAAAGGTACATTTCTATATAAATCTAAAGCATGCCAATAACTAAGTGCTCTTAGGAAACGAGCTTCATTTCTATAATATCCAACTTTTGTTCTTAATGTTCCGCTAACATTTCTATCATCTAATTTCTCATCCGTTGTTTCTCGTATATATTCATTACAAATTGAAATCATATAAAAAATTCTGTTGTAAAGAGCTGTAACAAAATCATTAGATGCATCCCATGACTGATAGTTATAGTCCGGTAATCCCGGGTCATTCCAGGAAACTACAGCTTCGTCAGTAGGAATTTCCTGAGCAACCCAATATTGGCGTGTGTAATTTGAAAAACCCTCATCAATTCCGCTGATGTCTGGCAATCCATCTGGTCCTCTTTGACCGCTCATAGCAAAAACTGAATATAATTTAGCTAAAACCTGGCGGTAAGAATCAGGATTGGCATAAACTGAAGCCGATGTTATTTCATCTTTATCAATTGGTACAGTATCCAAATCCTTTACGCAAGAAACAGCCGCAAACAATATTGTAAAAACTAATGTTATAATAATTTTATAGTGTTTCATAATTGAAAAATTTAAAGTGTTAAAAATCAATACTTAAACCAAGCACGAATGTTCTTGGTCGAGGGTATATATTATTGTCGATACCATTAAAAATTTCAGGATCTAAACCGGTATATTTTGTAATAACAAAAGCATTTTGCACAGTTACAGACAAACGAACATTTAGCTTTTCCTGATAAATTTCTTCAAAATTGTAGCCTAAAGTTATATTATCCATTCTAAGAAATGATGCGTTTTGAATGAAATAGTCAGACTTAAACTGATCTTTGTGAAATTTTGTTTCCACTGCACTTGAAGGAATATTATTCAAAGTACCAAATATATACATATCGTTATATAAAGCAGTAGAACTTATATTATTATACATATAGTTTCCTATATTAACTCTACCGGCAAATGTAAAATCAAAATTTTTATATTCCAATCTTGAAGAAAAACCCATAAAAACATCTGGTGCCGGATTTTCAAATCTATACATATCTTCGCTATTTATTTCACCATCATTGTTTCTATCAACATATAATCCTTCAATAGGATTACCATTTTCATCGTAAATTTGTTCATATACGAAAAATGAATATGCAGAATATCCTACACTATGAATTTGAATTGTATTGCCCACACCGCCAGAAATTCCACCGTCAAATATACCAAGATAATCAGGATTGTCAACTATAGTTAGTTTTGTGATTTTGTTCACGTTATAAGTAAAATTAAAACCTAATTCCCAAAACATATCAGCTCTAACTATCGGTCTGCCAACGATTGAGAACTCAACTCCTTTATTTTCTAAATCACCCACATTTGTTGTAATTATGTTTGTAAGGTTTGTTCCTGCAGCTACAGGAACCTCGTTAATTAAATCATTTGTTTCTCTGTAGTATAAATCAAAAGCACCAAAGATACGGTCATTAATTAAGCCATAATCCAAACCAATATTATAGGTTTTAGTTTCTTCCCATTTTATAAAAATGTCGTAACCTTCCGGACGTAAGGTAGTTACAAATTCATCTCCAAATTGATATCGAGCACTGGTTTCGCCATAAGTATAACTAGCTAAATAAGGGTAATCACCTGTTGTAATATTTTGTTGTCCTGTAATACCAAAACCTAATCTGAGTTTTAAATCAGTAATAACATCCACATTCTTAAGAAAAGATTCATTCTTAATTTTCCATGCAAGAGCTACTGATGGAAATAAGCCCCACCGATTTTCCGGGGCAAACCGTGAAGAACCATCATCGCGAAGAGTAAAAGTAAACAAATATTTTTCTTTGAACGTATAGTTTATTCTTGTAAAAAATGATACTAAGTAGTTTTCTGTAGCGTAGTCATTGAATGGAGTAATTGTATCAGTTACATCAACTTTAGTTCCAAAGTTAGAACCTTTTCTCCAAAAATGTTGCCATGAATAACCAGCCATTGCATCTAATTTACTATCAATTGAGTTTAAATCTTTTACATAATTAAAGTAGAAATCAAGAAGTTCATTTTTTTTATTTTGGTCATATATGCGTTTTTCACCACCGGCAGACCACGAAGCAAATTCCGATACATCAATTGTACCATCACTCTTAGAATAGTCATAACCTACATTAAGGTTTGCTTTTAATTCAGGTAAAAAATGAAATTTATAGTCTAATTGCAGATTACCTATACTTCTGTTAACAGTAGATAAGTCTTCTCTTAATTCTAACTGAGCAACAGGATTTCTCCCTGCCATTGAAATAATACTACTGTCATTAGGATTTGTCCATGCATAATATCCTCCATAAATACTACCTTCATCAAATACAGGTTTTGTTGGGTCAAAACGAATTGCACTACCAATTGCCCCTTGGTCAGGAAAACGATTATGCATATTCATTCCTTTTACATTTATGTTCACTTTTAAATGATCATCAAGAAAACTTGGATTTAGTCCAATTGATAGTGTAGTTCTATCAAATTCTGAAGTTTTAAGAACGCCATCCTGATTTGTATAACCTAAAGAAACACGATAAGGCAAATTTTTGATAGATCCTGTAGCACTTAAATTATGGTCGTGACCAATTGCAGTTTGAAAAACTTCATCTTGCCAGTTTGTACTGCCATCACCTAAAAGTGCTAATACAGTAGAATCATTAGCAAAATCATTTTTTATAATTGTTCTGAATTTATCAGCTGATGGTACATCAATTTTATTTGGAATTGTATATATAGATACATTTGAAGTATAATTTAACTTGAGAGGTTTTCCAGCTCTACCTTTTTTGGTAGTAATAATAATTACACCATTTGATGCTCTTGAACCATATATTGCGGTTGCTGACGCATCTTTCAGGACTGTAAAAGTTTCAATATCATTGGGATGGATTGTACTTAACGGATTTCTCATACCATTAACATCTTCGTTATCAATAGGAACTCCATCAATCACAATTAACGGATCATTGCTTGCTTTTAATGATGAGCCTCCTCTTATACGAATAGTAGCTTTTTCACCAGGAGCACCTCCGCCAGTCGTAATCTGCACACCAGCAGTTTTTCCCATCAATAATTCCTGCGGTGAAGTTATAGACCCTTTGTTAAAATCTTTAACGCTAATAGCAGTAACAGAACCTGTTGCATCACCCTTCCTGGTAGTACCATAAC encodes:
- a CDS encoding TonB-dependent receptor, translated to MKNHYSIIIKKTIFFFLILFITANLFAQKRTITGTVISSDDNTTLPGVSVVVKGTTIGTITDIDGKYSLEVPENATNLIFTYIGMVSEDIEIGANKVVDLSMVLDIMGLDEIVVIGYGTTRKGDATGSVTAISVKDFNKGSITSPQELLMGKTAGVQITTGGGAPGEKATIRIRGGSSLKASNDPLIVIDGVPIDNEDVNGMRNPLSTIHPNDIETFTVLKDASATAIYGSRASNGVIIITTKKGRAGKPLKLNYTSNVSIYTIPNKIDVPSADKFRTIIKNDFANDSTVLALLGDGSTNWQDEVFQTAIGHDHNLSATGSIKNLPYRVSLGYTNQDGVLKTSEFDRTTLSIGLNPSFLDDHLKVNINVKGMNMHNRFPDQGAIGSAIRFDPTKPVFDEGSIYGGYYAWTNPNDSSIISMAGRNPVAQLELREDLSTVNRSIGNLQLDYKFHFLPELKANLNVGYDYSKSDGTIDVSEFASWSAGGEKRIYDQNKKNELLDFYFNYVKDLNSIDSKLDAMAGYSWQHFWRKGSNFGTKVDVTDTITPFNDYATENYLVSFFTRINYTFKEKYLFTFTLRDDGSSRFAPENRWGLFPSVALAWKIKNESFLKNVDVITDLKLRLGFGITGQQNITTGDYPYLASYTYGETSARYQFGDEFVTTLRPEGYDIFIKWEETKTYNIGLDYGLINDRIFGAFDLYYRETNDLINEVPVAAGTNLTNIITTNVGDLENKGVEFSIVGRPIVRADMFWELGFNFTYNVNKITKLTIVDNPDYLGIFDGGISGGVGNTIQIHSVGYSAYSFFVYEQIYDENGNPIEGLYVDRNNDGEINSEDMYRFENPAPDVFMGFSSRLEYKNFDFTFAGRVNIGNYMYNNISSTALYNDMYIFGTLNNIPSSAVETKFHKDQFKSDYFIQNASFLRMDNITLGYNFEEIYQEKLNVRLSVTVQNAFVITKYTGLDPEIFNGIDNNIYPRPRTFVLGLSIDF
- a CDS encoding T9SS type A sorting domain-containing protein, with the translated sequence MKKTFLLFLFTTIYFVAFSQTAQLPVTVVPIDATSDQEITLTLFGNLSCPANAVDSMPSILMHSGYTIEVGTGWQGVVDAMVGDSVANTGADGTPTVLESNGDTSFSITFTPDLYYDTINIIAINCVFNAGLHTDGQWDAEAKAFAADSSCTDITIPIPFSGVGVRILYRGIDKVNVYPNPFVESTTIKYSLDESQKVTVSIYNTLGQTVENLVNAVQKAGEYEVFFNGSELSNGLYLYRIETNKVTKSGRLIKE
- a CDS encoding RagB/SusD family nutrient uptake outer membrane protein, encoding MKHYKIIITLVFTILFAAVSCVKDLDTVPIDKDEITSASVYANPDSYRQVLAKLYSVFAMSGQRGPDGLPDISGIDEGFSNYTRQYWVAQEIPTDEAVVSWNDPGLPDYNYQSWDASNDFVTALYNRIFYMISICNEYIRETTDEKLDDRNVSGTLRTKVGYYRNEARFLRALSYWHALDLYRNVPFVTEDDGIGSFLPEQISKTGLFNYIESELKDLETKMVTARQNEYARADQAAAWMVLSKLYLNAEVYINQSKYTECITYCNKIINAGYSLKPVYEHLFLADNHLLNEEVIFPIAFDGTYTQSWGGMTFIINAASGSDWDNLEDTIGLYGNNIAWGGNRATKAFVEKFADITGTTDTRPMFYTNGHTLEIDDIKEFKQGYGVMKFKNVTSDGVVGSNGNHPDTDFPMFRLADVYLMYAEAVLRGGTGGDAGTALGYINDLRQRAYGDNSGDVSAGDITLDFILDERARELYWEGHRRTDLIRYNYFTGSNYLWPWKGNVAEGTATDNKYNIFPIPDSDIGANPNLKQNPGY
- a CDS encoding SusF/SusE family outer membrane protein; translated protein: MKNIFIILILAFGIVFWQSCEDKEPRPEAILDLSQAVAPELISPADGSSIVIVEDTLNPDFPIFQWSAANYNSENISVPSYTLEMIYDDSNVVTKKVLIATTDISAQLTNEEVNNILIKFGLNAFEEDTVQLKVTSSIVAENTNDDLVSQLFTLYLTAYLDTSGGPTEEYPLLWVPGGYQGWDPASAPNLASLNDDGKYEGYVNFPGADTEFKFTSAPDWVHTNFGYGGAEGVLDTDDGASNLTIAEAGFYKFNVDTVALTWEYLKQEWGIIGSAVPPYDWSVDVDMTYDEDNDVWTITLDLTAEKFKFRPNDEWEPFNFGDDENDGILEDHGADIPVPEAGNYTVTLDLSNPPIYTFTMVKN